The region tttgaaaatgtctttttgcagtgtaatataaaatgtatctttctCAAACTAGTATATTTGTGAACAATAGTCCTTCCAAACTTGTGTGTTGAATCAAAAGCCATGTACTGAGTGTTGCAGTGCATCCCTTAAATCTGCAGTGTgaaacttttacatataaatgaatgtctaTTACGTTCAAGCTCTTTCCAGACAAGTTCACACAGTGCTGATTAAGCCCATCACCgccagagagtgagagtgttCTTCATGTCTGTGTCAGGCATTTACAGCTGAGCGCCCCCCCTTTATTTTCCCTGCCAGatgggggagacaaaagtcctgcTCCACTCCAGCTTTAAGCATTTATAACTAAAAGTAGATCATATTTACACTGCATCATATTAGTATACAATACCAATACCGTAGATAcaaaaaaatatctaatttcATCCTCcagtaatgatgttttatgaataTAATCCCCAGAATTATAATGTTGATTTAAGTCAGTGTATTTTCTCTGATTATTGTTCATACTCCCTCAGAAATCGGACCCCTTCCCTGGGCCCGCCCCTATTCCAGAAGGCAGGGTGCAGAAGTtcaagaggaaagaaaaaacaaaaaaggtatGCTCAACAATGTGACATATTTACAATTACTGGTGAGTAAGTGGAGTTAGCTGTGGCCACAAGCCGTCACCtcatttctttattcttctcATCCTAGCCTCGGCGCCACCATAAAAAGCTGAAAGACGTAATAACTCGCTCAGAGGAAGTCGCAGAAATGGCCCAGAAAGAAGCTGCCCGGTTTGACCTTCTACTCCCAGAGGATGCAGGGTAATTTCTTTTAACAGCTGCCAGCTTCTTCATGTCACAGTGCTGATAGAGATTAAATGATCAAAAGTGTCACCGCTGAAACATCTGGTTGTGCCTCATTCCCATCTAATCTCAGGTTTCTAGAaggagatgaagatgaggaCACTTGTACCATCTCTCAGGAGGATATTGCTGATGCTGTGGATATAACATCTGGGACAAAGGTGGGACCCTGACTGGGCATTAGTGTAGGCACCTCTGATATCCTTATCCTTATTTCAGGGTATCtgcatacattcatttttatcttcTTCAAAAAAAATCTCAACAGTGGAGTGTGTACAGGAAGCTGTTTAATCCtaattttttaaagcaaaaaatcaAGTTATTCATTTGTCATTGGTTAATcaatttatatacatacatatatattttgtgtcaCTTGTCTGGGTCCTGGtcacattaaattaattgattatatcATCAGGAATTATTGTTATATACTTCTATACCAAACCGTCCTTTCCATCATACTTTGATACTCTCTGGCATGACTGGTGTTAAATTGCTCTCTATGTGGcctaaaaaaaagtcttaactTTAACGTGTTGAATTCTGCAGAAACGCAgctatttataaaatgttcatattatgaCCTTATTTACCATCAAATgttaattttaaataataatttacagaaaaaactCATGATAAAGTAGCTATATCAATGTATCAAAACTTTctcatgtaaaaaataatttcataaaGTCTAGTCAAGACATGCAGAGTAATTTTTATGTGCTGGCACAGCAGGATTTCAACCCTTatcttctgtctgtgtgtgtgggctggaAACATTGTGTCAAATACAAAGGACAGAGTGTTCCCCAGTCATTATATTATGACTAGATAATGATTAACACCTAAACATTTCAAAtccaatgtgtttttttattccattatCTAGTATCTAAAGGAACAAAACTGAGATTACTTTTTAGTTGATAATTAAGTTTTTTCCATGTCGTTTGTGTCTACAAATTCAGTTTTTGTTCATATCGTGCAGCTTTTGCAACTGTTTCTGAATGTATTATTCTTTTCAATGTGGTCAGACCTCATTTAAGATTTGTACATGAAAGATACAAGTTAATGTTactttataattatatttttatgcatCAGACATGACAAATGTTtgaatcatatttaaaatgaattctaAGAGTTCACAggtcttttgttttttagtcaGACTATTTACTGATAATGTATGTTTTTCCTCTCTATCTTCCTCTTCAGTATTTTAATCTGAAACTGTCACAGTTTGGACCATATCGAGTAGATTACAGTAAGACTGGACGGTCAGTTCACCCTTTCTGTactcaaacaaacaatatatCAGATGTGTGTCATGTATTCATATTAACCATCATATCACCAAATAATCTGAGTTAATGGAAGGCAACATATAATAACTTAATCAAATACCTGCTCAAcctttttatgtaaaaatgtttgtgtgtttgagatgTTCGCTTCTTGTTAATgatgtcttctttccttcagtCACCTGCTGCTTGGTGGCAGAAGAGGCCACATTGCTTGTATAGACTGGCAGTCCAAACAGCTGATGTGTGAGATAAATGTGATGGAGTCTGTCAACGACGTAAAGTAAGTTATCCCAACCGTTATGTAATAATTGTAAAGCTTCACCAATCACCAACGTTTAGCATCCTTTCTGTAATTATGAAAATATTCTGTCTGTTTTAGGTGGCTCCACAGTGAGACCATGTATGCAGTGGCTCAGAAAAAGTGGCTTTACATCTACGACTCCAATGGAATAGAGCTTCACTGCATCCGCAAATTCAATGATGTCCTTCGTATGCAGTTCCTGCCCTACCACTTCTTGCTAGCCACAGCGGTGGGTTCATTAAACTTCTTTTCCAGGTTTTGCACATGATCCATTGCATGTTTGTCAGGAATAAGTAAAATGTATCATCTATGAATCGTGGATTTGCCCGGAACCCTTGTGTTATACATCAGTGGCTCAGTTGACAGTGTTTCTTTAGCTTAAatcctcctcttcttgctcTTGTGTTCAGAGTTCCACGAGTTTCCTGCAGTACCTCGATGTGTCTGTGGGAAAGGAGGTGGCAGCTATCTGCACCAAAACTGGCCGGCTTGATGTGATGTGCCAGAACCCTCACAATGCCATAATCCACCTCGGCCACTCTAATGGCACAGTCACCCTCTGGTCACCTAACCAGAAAGAAGCTCTCGTCAAGATGCTCTGTCACCAGGGTGGCGTGCGCTCTGTCGCTGTGGATAAGACGGGCACGTGAGTCATCTTAAAtctgtgaacttgtcctttgaGAACAACATGGATACTTATTTCTTTGAGAAACAAGAGGCCTTGTAGTTTCaatgataatattttttatCGTTATCATATTTGCcagaacataaaataatatttaattctGGAAGTTACATTTGAAGAAGTGGGAGTTGTCTTATATTCAAGGACTAGACAGTTATGTGGTCACAAGGTTAGAGATCCTTTTTGAATGGAGAGCTTGCTGGCTACAGAGAGTGTTTTAGGTTGTTTGTAGAGTTTGTTAGAATCAGTCACCcctaaaagtgtgtttttttctctcagtttaaGCTACAGGAGTGTCTGAAGGCTTgtattaacatgtttttctcccACGGGGGAAATAAATCCATGAATAGTGCCTTCCAACGTCTTCACCGCAGAAACAGACTGGGGTCCAAATTGACTGTCAAGCTGCTAAAAATTACAGCTGCCACAGATTTGATAAGAGCTCAAACAGACTGAAAATTGCTAACTGCCTGACAGGAGAGATACACAAATATGGGATTTAAGTTCCgctttaatgaaaatatttcaattttttactGAAGATTGGCTTCAAGGTCTCTTTTCCTGGGATTATCGCTATCTCAGGGAAACATTCCCAAAGTGTGTTGTaacttcaatttaaaaaaaaaaaaaaaaagcagctgttgaaagggggggaaaaaaagggggggagtCTTCTTGCAAGTTAAATATTGTCACATCATCCTGCACATCATAATCTACAGActgaagaaaacatctttgaTTGGTAAAggtctccatcatgttaaaatgaTCAGGCAAAATAATCACAGTTAGAAACCGTTTAGCTCTAACAGTACCAAATAGTAGTGTAATCTATTCATACATGCAGTGTATTACACGCTCCTATTAATGTAACTCTCCATTGTAGCACTCATAGTGTTAGCACCCTGCAGCTAACACTGGAGTGTGGTACAAGATGAACAAGTTTTTCTTTGACAGAATAAATCCTTGTATGCAGATTTATATGTTGAATAACTATATTTTCTGTTGTGAGCAGTGAACTGCAGTTTCCTCattgtccaccagagagcactCTGATATCATGGTCTCCTGTTTTGGCAGATATATGGTGACATCTGGCATGGATAAAAAGCTGAAAGTGTATGACATCAGAGCCTTCAAGCCACTGAAGTCATACTTCCTCCCAGCTGGAGCATCTTCTTTGTCTCTGAGCCAGAGGGGTCTGCTGTCTGCAGCCACGGGGGATATTGTTCAGGTCATTGCCGCCTACACGCTTAATGATTTATCATTGAAATACGATCTGGTtcacaggaagtgatgcagtTTTCATTTTGAGGAACACATCTGCACATTTACCATTATCAGCAACATACacaggaaatgtaaaaaaaattgtagtGTAACTATCATTGGAGGGcaagattattttttacagagAATTAATTTCCTAATAATCAACGGGAGTCCTGTAAAGAGATATTTAATTTTTAGAGCTGCAAATattatttgattgattgttaGATTAAGAGAAAAGAATATTAATCAACTAtattgataatcaattaattgtttaggTCATTCGAGCTAAAATGCCAAAGATTTGAtattaacagatttttaatgTCAGACTTTGCTGCTTTTCTACGTCTTAaattttatatgttttgataatgaaaataatcattagttgcagctccaGTAATTTGGTATAAGTTAAAGACGAAAATTGGTTCTGACACCATGAGCGTTTAATTATTTGTATCAGTTTAAAAGCATTTGTTGATATCTGGATACATTTCTCTGAAAGAACTTTTTCATTAATAGTACTTCCCTTTTCATGAAGTGATAAACTAATGGACCTGTAGGTTAACTGCACTaccaaaaagaaaatctgattGTTATCTTCGAGTCAGGTCTGACTCGATTTCACCTTGCACCTACATACTGATAAACTTACACCTGCATATCAAttcatgtgtgtctgtaaaaACTGTCTCCCTGCAGGTGTACAGGGATGTGTGGAGCTCTCCAGTGACTAAACCCTACATGGCTCACAGGGTTCCGGGAACAGTGTGGGGTCTGCACTTCTGTCCCTTTGAGGATGTCCTCGGGGTCGGGCACGGAGATGGTTTCACCAGCATGCTTGTACCAGGTCTGAATCGATTTCACCTTGCACCTACATATTAAAAAGTACACCGAATAACAAGTATGCAATACCTAGGTCAGTGTTTGGTGACATAAACCGTTATTTCAGCTTAGTGGTGTTAATGATGGTGTGTACTTCCTGATGAGAaaaatttcaattattttttaaaattccaaaAACACAAGAGCTGCCATCACTTAACCCTATTACAGTCCATGCATTACGTTTTCCTCTGTATTAACTTCATgacttcttgttttttcttttttgcctctGTCATCCTAATTTACATTCACAGGCTCGGGTGAACCTAACTTTGATGGCCTAGATGCAAATCCATACCGCAGTGCAAAACAGAGGCAGGAGTGGGAGGTTAAAGCCCTGCTGGATAAAATCCAGCCAGATCTTATCAGCCTGGATCCCACTGAACTGGGGCACGTTGATCACGCCACCTTTCAGCAAAAGCACCAAGATAGGGTCCAAGCTCTGGTCAGTGTCTGGAAGCATCTTGTTGGCACATATCAAATTTTATTTTAcgatacatattacatttgtGTAAGATGCATGCCCAAAATGTACTATTATTTACAAACTCTGgaaatcatgttttgttttgtcagggCTATGACCCACTTGCCAAAGAAAGATTTGTTCCGAGGTTTAAGAAAAAAGGTCGGAGTTCTACTGGCAATGTTGAAAGGCGCAAGAAGCAAGTGGCTCATGAAGACCAAAGGGTAAATAATTCAGAATATAACCAAGCTAAAAATATTATCTTTCTGCTGTGTCTGCACCGATAGGCTCATCTAACTTGTCATCTGACTTGTTTATCCCACAGGATGTAATACGGAAAACCGTGCAGGAGAAAGCGaagatggaaaaagaaagaagcgagagggagaagaagaaggcagGCTTATCTAGCCAGAGATCAGCTCTGGACAGAttcaaaaaatagaaaagcagaACTCATTGTGCAACCGGAAACCCAGTGACATTTTGTGGGAGTGACCTCTGAACTTCAAATAAAGGACACACTACTGCTCTCTGTGAAAAAAAACCATTCAAATTATGGATGGAATCATCTGTTAATCTGTAATCAATGTTGAGTGCAGTGGTAGGGCAATTCTATTTAATGTCTGTAGCCTGAAGCACTTCCTGTCTACATGGATGGATGAACTAATGTGAGGTCCCTTGTTTGGCATAGATGTCACCCCCAATTtgtgttaaattgtattttttttctttttctttttttttcttgaccttGTCAAATGGAGTGCTTTGGTGGCTGAGCATCTGtctaatattttatataaatatgtaatcaaaataaacaaacatctgaATTCAGTGTTATTAGAGATCACggtcaaatgtaaaacatgctTTACTATGAATCATTAACAGAATAACTGAATTAAAAGTTGACATGAGCACAGCCTGTAAATTCATCTCTCAGATGTATGTTCTGCAGTTACAGAAAAGGTGCGGAGGCCTCAAAataaagaagagggaggagaacaGGAAGTGGTTTGAATGGCGCTCACATGCTCACTCTGTTAACAAAATTCAAAAGCACATTGAGTGCAATAAAGTTATATTAGCTAACAGGATAGGTTAGCTGTAAACGTTTTCTAGTACCTGCTCTGAACTGGGACTGTTTTCAGtgcaaataatattattatgataAGAAACGAAGTATAGTAATGATTTTACCCTGAGGGATAACAGTTCTAATTGGTGATATTTTAAATGctatttgttgatttttaaaatcagtgtgACTGAATTGTTTGTGGATGTAATTTGTTGTGACATGTCTCAACCAGACTTACAGAATGAATACAATTCATACAGTGACAGTTGATTTGAATTGTGGGAAACTGCTGTTAACTGATGGTTTCACAATTATTCACACAGACCCATTGAAACCTGAATGTGCAGTTAATGCGGCACGTACATTTGGAATGACTTACACTGTACTTGCCACAGGCTTAAAGGATTGGTCACATCACAGAACAATTatgtgcccaaatgaacattgatacaggtttttcttattatcattCTTTGTGTTCACTGTCCATAAGAGGATCGTTTCATTatgtacttacaatgtaagtgatgggtgTTTTCCTTCCTATACATATCCATGCTATGGTTTCTCTTCTTGTTACTAGGACTTTTAACAGCCGATATGAACATGAGACTGCAGTGATGATTACAGTCAGGAAAACCCCTCTCATTGTTCATTTGAGCACCTGACTGTAGTTTTAAAACAGATTTGAGAAACTGTGAACCTAGTCTTTAAGGCTCTAGGAAATAAAAGAATGACTTGTATCAAGAAGTTAGAGGTTAAGGACATCCTTGTCAAAcaagttctttaaaaaaaattgtaaggTTAAGGAATGTCAAACTACAAGTCAAATTACGTGGCTACCAACACCTGTTTTCTGGTGGTGGTAAAACATTACATTGTCAAATGGCACCACTCTTTTTCTACATTGGTCATGGAGAAAGGTGAAAACATGTTAATGGGAAACACATTTGATGTGTAACTGTGCGTTTCTTCTCTGAAAAAGACATCAGGAAACCTAGGTTAATATTTAGATTGGTTTATTGGTGGCTGAGTATTCAATTCATACAGGTATTTCCTGAGTGTAAAGACACTGATTTTATCTTTGTTTACATTGCAGGAGGGACAGCACTGCCTGAAACTATAATAAGGAACTTAACTTTAATATATACTTCCAGACCAATCCAGTTCGACCTCATTGCACAATGGTGTCATTCAAGTTCAACTTAATGTTTAATATCATCGTTACAGAGAAAAGCTTTAAATACTGATATTTGGAACGAGGATTATAGTGGTGTAGCCTATCACATCAGTTTTATCGGTGATAAGAAACAGCAGAATAACTGAGCCttcaaagaagaagagatgagcCTAAAGTACCTAATATCCTCCACTGTCCATCCCAGAACTTCACCACTGTCTCCAGTTTTTACAGTCCAATTGATGTCATGTTGTACATATCATAATAGTATCACTGAAAAGCACATTACTAGATTTCCTGTCATACAACCTGTACTGAGGTGATTGATTTCCAGTCCTTAACATAAATAGTTATAAATATTAGCATAACTCCGTTCCTGCGGGGTATATGAAGTATGTGGGTTTGATATCTACTGTTTTGGAGACATCATGCATTTAAGCATCTTATTAGACTAACTATCTACAATCGAAGTAGCTGGTGATCGACTACACAGGTGTTAAACATGTGAAGGTGGCAGCCTACAGATGTCAGAGTGTGCAAGTAGAAATGCCCAATGTGCATTCATTACACATAAGCTGCTGTATTTCCTTGCAGTAGGCTATTATCAGCATGCCAATACTGTGCGGTTACTCTACATACATCAACAGTGAAATAACGAAGGGTACCTTAACAATCTACAGGATAAAAACTAGTGTGACAATTTTTCGTACTTCCAGTTGATAGTCCCATTTTCTGCAAAAAATACATCCTGTTACATAAATaatagtgttttaaaaaaaacaaaaacttataaaaataaagtcacattttctaACCAGCCTGAAGAGCACTTGTGCTGTTCACAGTATCGAAGCGAGGCACAGCCCCAATGAGTCCAACTCTCCTTCTCACCAACCTTCACAACCCCTGCTCCAGGCCCAGCACTGACCCCAGCATCGCTCTGACTTTGCACATCCCCAGAGAGGCGCGCAGACTCAGCCAGGAGCAGGGGGGTGATGAATGGACGTCAGCCCAGTAGTGCAACATCTCCCTGGGTGGGATGTGGTGGACGGAAACCATGGCCTGAAAGCAGCAGCGCCCGTATGGCACACCAGGGCCACCAGAGAACAGCGGGCAGTGCGAGGGCAGCACCCCAGCCGCCCGTGCGCACAGACCCACAAAGACATCCTCGGGGGGCAGAGGTGTGGATAATGGGGATGCGTTGGCCGCCAGGGATATTTTGAGCAATGCAGAGCGGGACAGAACATAGGCTGTACCACTGCAGTAGTCCGGAAAGACGGAGGGAGGGTAGGCCCCTGAAGGGAGGTAGTGCTTGCTGTCTGGATCGCGGTCCGGAGCAACATGGAGATGTACCCTGCCGAGGTACAGGTCTCCTTGTTCGTACGGGTTGCGGCTTTTGTTCAAGAAGTGCAGGAGGGCGCTGGGGTTGAACAAGACATCATCGTCCACTTTGGCCATGAAGTGAGCCTGAGGGCAGAACCGTCGGGCCCAGCCCAGCATGGATAGGGTCTTCAGGGTGAGATTGGAGTAGGTGTCCAAAAACCGCCCCTGAATCAGATCTCCTCGCTCTCTGGCCTCCTCTATTAGCAGCTTGGCCAGTCCAGGATCAGACGCCACACCTACCATGAAGAGGGTCATGACCCGCAAGCccctcacctccacctccccGCCCCAGGTGTCCCTGATGGCTTGGCGGGCCCTCTGATTTCCAGGAGCCGAGGTAACCATGGTGATGAGGTAAGGCTTGGCACGCTGGCACACAAGCGGGCTTGGCATGAGCAGGAACTCCTCGGGTCTGGTCGGAGGGACGCTCTGCGGGGGTATGATGCCGGCATGCGCCTCCACCACGGTGTTCATACTGATGGAGGTAACCCATGACTCGATGAAGTCCACAAACAGCAGAGCCAACAGGGCTGCACACGCGGCAGCCGCGCACAGAAGGGGAAAAACCCCGAGTCTGCTCCCTCGCTTTCCAAATCGGGGTTTACATATCCACGGTCCCCGTCCGACCATGACCAACCCTCACCAACACTGCGCAGCTCTGATGACCACTGTAGCTGCTTCAAATCGCCCCGTCTATCGCCAGCTCTCCTTCCCTTGTCTCCACGACTAGAAGCGCCCCTTTAACATTGCGCTTTCGACGCGTTTCCTCCGGTCTCTGCCTTCTGTCTTCTAGCAACCCGAGGCTCTAGGAGGAGGAGAGATCGTTACGGATGCGGTAGAGGGGCTAGTAGGCACGTATTGATGCTGCAGCCCTGTCCGTTTTGGAGAAGTGAGATATGCAGCTGCGCAAATGAAACTGTCGATTCGGCAGCAGACcgaagctgttttttctccccctcaATCTCTGCTGCATCACTTAAATTGTGCCACATCAATTATCAATCCATCCGTAATCGCCTTCTGACGGTCTGATAGGTCTCGGTCTCTGATTTCTGATTTGCAGTTGTTTGTTAAGAGCAGGCGGGGAAACCGGCACGCCGCCATCAAATCTGATGTCTGGCGCATCGATTGATAATGCACGTTTtgcattgtgcttttttttatgtttgcatACATTGCCAGATCTCGCGAGAGAAATAAGAAACCGAGCAGGTCTATGGAAATATGTctacaataaacaaaataaagttaaaaggAACTGGCCAAGCAAGGATTCATTTTGTtggcttttaaaagaaaatcatttgtctggctctaattttaaaaaaaggtacagTAATAAGActtaagtttttttctttttatatttttgtttaggCTATTAGACAGGTAGGCCTACagtggaaagagaaaggaagaatgaGATAGAGAGTGAGGggatgacatgcagcaaagggtCTGGGTCCATATTGAATTAAGATCACATAATGCACGGGAAATCCCTGTgttatcaattaaaacaaagggaaagaaaatgagaattaGGTAATTTAGTCAATtgaagtcaagtcagttttatttatatagcaataAATCACAACATAAGGTATCTGAGGGCACTTATAGATACTATTCAATGGGGGGAAAATTGCCAGTAAAAGTGCACTGCAGTATCTAAAAAATATAAGACCTAAATAACCTGTGTACACCGCACACAGTCcaacataaaacacagacattaCTTCAGCACATAAATTAGTTCTCCATGAGCAAGCACGTGGCAACAGTGGTGAGGGAAAattcccctttaacaggaagaatcCTGGAGCAGAACTggactctaggtgggcggccatctgccttgactggttgggctgagagaaaaggagggagaggggagagaagagagtgaCATACAGAGAAGTACACCAACaacaatgataacaataataataattttaataatagaAACATGACTAACAATAAAAGCAGTAGCAGAGGGCAAAAATGACCAATAGCAGTCCAGCTGGATAGCAGTCGGTctcctgtgagacgagaaagcacaacACGAGATGGAACAAGCCAAGTTAGTAATTCATTTGTAACGCATTAATGGCACATGAATGAGCACAGTTGGAGAGGGGGAGGACGAGAGAGAaactcagtgcatcatgggatgTCCACAGGCAGTCTAGACTGAGCATAACTAAGGCTGGTCCAACGCAAACCtgggccggccctaactataagctttatcaaaaaggagaGTTTTAAGTCTACTCTTAAACATAGAATGGGTTTCTGCCTCTTTCAGTGTACAGACCAGGAGGGCAGTACACCATAAACTGTCCACAAAGTTTTCCAGGTTGGGTGGGTAAGGCAAAGAACAAAGCATTCAAATAAGTTATGATTCTTTTCATGTCCAGGGTTGATCATTAAGCTTGAGTTGACAGTTGCACAAATCCATCTTCTCGGCCAGTGTCTTGAGGaatgtgtgtattaatatgACTCAGATACAATTACGCTGACATATTCTTCATGACAGCTTTATTAgaatgaattgcaataatccagcct is a window of Scomber scombrus chromosome 10, fScoSco1.1, whole genome shotgun sequence DNA encoding:
- the b3galt4 gene encoding beta-1,3-galactosyltransferase 5 — translated: MVGRGPWICKPRFGKRGSRLGVFPLLCAAAACAALLALLFVDFIESWVTSISMNTVVEAHAGIIPPQSVPPTRPEEFLLMPSPLVCQRAKPYLITMVTSAPGNQRARQAIRDTWGGEVEVRGLRVMTLFMVGVASDPGLAKLLIEEARERGDLIQGRFLDTYSNLTLKTLSMLGWARRFCPQAHFMAKVDDDVLFNPSALLHFLNKSRNPYEQGDLYLGRVHLHVAPDRDPDSKHYLPSGAYPPSVFPDYCSGTAYVLSRSALLKISLAANASPLSTPLPPEDVFVGLCARAAGVLPSHCPLFSGGPGVPYGRCCFQAMVSVHHIPPREMLHYWADVHSSPPCSWLSLRASLGMCKVRAMLGSVLGLEQGL
- the wdr46 gene encoding WD repeat-containing protein 46 — translated: MASVGEATLKDSHVGKKKKPPARYWEELKEKEEKDENKVGEDEEKSEAAQQQEEGDEQETQKGKKRKQEEEQRDGNKSISGKSDPFPGPAPIPEGRVQKFKRKEKTKKPRRHHKKLKDVITRSEEVAEMAQKEAARFDLLLPEDAGFLEGDEDEDTCTISQEDIADAVDITSGTKYFNLKLSQFGPYRVDYSKTGRHLLLGGRRGHIACIDWQSKQLMCEINVMESVNDVKWLHSETMYAVAQKKWLYIYDSNGIELHCIRKFNDVLRMQFLPYHFLLATASSTSFLQYLDVSVGKEVAAICTKTGRLDVMCQNPHNAIIHLGHSNGTVTLWSPNQKEALVKMLCHQGGVRSVAVDKTGTYMVTSGMDKKLKVYDIRAFKPLKSYFLPAGASSLSLSQRGLLSAATGDIVQVYRDVWSSPVTKPYMAHRVPGTVWGLHFCPFEDVLGVGHGDGFTSMLVPGSGEPNFDGLDANPYRSAKQRQEWEVKALLDKIQPDLISLDPTELGHVDHATFQQKHQDRVQALGYDPLAKERFVPRFKKKGRSSTGNVERRKKQVAHEDQRDVIRKTVQEKAKMEKERSEREKKKAGLSSQRSALDRFKK